One window from the genome of Osmerus eperlanus chromosome 1, fOsmEpe2.1, whole genome shotgun sequence encodes:
- the ubap2a gene encoding ubiquitin-associated protein 2a isoform X4, with the protein MMTSLGGDKARGPRDKALPASTHITQPQKQLQATAEQIRLAQMIYDKNDADFEGKVNQLMEVTGKNQDECMVALHDCNEDVNRAINFLLESTSDTTSWETVGKKKPLVKDGPSEGKENKENREKRAEREGSRGRGGANRRGKGASRNRQGRPEENGVEVAPVERVESSAERGRRGRGRGECIGCPFGSSGPVHALFGQGSGGRGRGRGPPVSRFSAQGMGTFNPADYTSERSTGTTQGEAWETGANNNSTDGTVAWRSTMDDWAAEDWSEDFSETKVFTSSCAPAAENHITTRQSVDLATLLQKPVGVRGEEGGIKAPSAQNLVFTNSHHHHTPAQTRNGTGMSTGTTSYAHAALSSVLGAGFGDLGQSKRSQSSPGAQILEQLKGPGLGPLPSSQAPPPSTQLGSPLGRLPGLGAHGAPPSTSSWDIKGSEPSASQFSREFALQPEPSLVLSQLRHSGPPLPLACQPQPPTSSAPSQQTAASAEVSAATTSPAQEGPLLTASGGSKTAPSVGPDPQGSNTPQQQRAQLKVQKRRIPPSSKIPSSAVEMPGSADVPGLNLQFGALDFGSESALPDFGSADNCGGVGSRESPPVPAPAPQNQSSLYSKPHSESLVGPLSSSEPIYPSPSVSMPSLAPSLLGTASSVAPHSSSSSTPSSVPSSSPFVSAGSDYDCGVAPHSRLAFSQSKENPGPVMNGLNGVRSTAALDKHGSATFTVRSVALSLPAPSVASTPKSESPASLSLSTSSAPPAHMPPSHSAALSSLATDMTSASLAQLNSHVSSSHSSVSALGSSSLTYTSVDSNVSSLAPLSGSSFSSAPPPSAHLVNSSISQLGHMSSMMSGAGGVHAALGLGPNGTSSNLNTPRTAPLLSSSTGKAPPNLSQGVPPLLPNQYIMGPGGLLPAYPQIYGYEDLHMLQSRLPMPSLQDYYGITFPGPTALSGRDGSLANNPYSVFFPLLSQRDSGEVTKFGRGDSTSPAPPTSLSAPQPPQGQNQGQSQPQPPQPQGQPQGQHHSSQQAFLPPGYSYTGLPYYAGMPSAVPSAAFQYAPTMFVPPGSQGPSSAKQHGMGLGLGNPSASPFQQQQQQQQASSYGQHTFSSGYEDLTQGPAGGDYSKGYSNSSQTQAKSTATGPGKGVSVTSSNSGVPDISGTVYNKTQSFDKQGFHAGTPPPFNLPSALGGPGPLNPGGAPGGYAPAPFLHILPAHQQQHSQLLHHHLAQDGQGGPSQRGQSSSMQQKSQVNKSSYGSSPYWAN; encoded by the exons AACCGGgagaagagggcagagagagagggcagccgGGGGCGAGGGGGCGCCAACCGGAGGGGCAAAGGGGCCAGTCGCAACCGACAAG GGCGGCCGGAGGAGAACGGCGTGGAGGTGGCCCcagtagagagggtggagagctcGGCTGAGCGAGGCCGCAGGGGAAGAGGGCGAGGTGAGTGCATAGGCTGCCCCTTCGGCAGCTCAGGCCCCGTACACGCTCTCTTTGGCCAAG gaTCGGGAGGCcgaggtagaggcagggggcCACCAGTGAGCAGGTTCTCTGCCCAGGGAATGGG gaCCTTCAACCCAGCGGACTACACCTCAGAAAGAAGCACGGGGACCACACAGGGAGAAGCGTGGGAGACAGGggccaacaacaacagcacagaTGGGACAG TTGCCTGGAGAAGCACTATGGACGACTGGGCAGCCGAGGACTGGAGCGAGGAC ttctCTGAGACCAAAGTGTTCACCTCCTCCTGTGCGCCTGCTGCTGAGAACCACATCACAACTCGGCAAAG tGTGGACCTGGCTACCCTGCTGCAGAAGCCTGTGGGGgtacgaggagaggaggggggtatcAAAGCCCCCTCGGCCCAGAACTTGGTCTTCACCaactcccaccaccaccacaccccggCCCAAACCCGCAACGGGACGGGCATGAGTACAGGCACCACCAGCTACGCACACGCTGCCCTG tccTCGGTGCTGGGCGCAGGGTTCGGGGACCTGGGCCAGTCCAAGAGGAGTCAGTCCAGTCCTGGCGCCCAAATCCTGGAGCAGCTCAAGGGGCCGGGCCTGgggcccctgccctcctctcaggCCCCTCCACCCAGCACACAGCTGGGCAGCCCCCTGGGGAGGCTGCCTGGGCTGGGGGCTCACGGGGCCCCACCCTCCACGTCCAGCTGGGATATTAAGGGCTCGGAGCCCAGCGCCTCCCAGTTTAGCC GGGAGTTTGCCCTGCAGCCCGAACCCTCCCTGGTGCTGAGCCAGCTGAGACACTccggcccccccctgcccctggccTGCCAGCCGcagccccccacctcctccgccccctcccagcAGACTGCGGCCAGTGCCGAGGTCTCCGCCGCCACCACCTCGCCCGCCCAGGAAGGACCCTTGCTCACGGCCAGCGGCGGCTCCAAGACTGCCCCCAGCGTAGGGCCGGACCCTCAGGGCAGCAACACGCCGCAGCAGCAGCGGGCACAGCTAAAGGTTCAGAAACGAAGGATACCTCCCTCTTCTAAG ATCCCCTCCTCCGCGGTGGAGATGCCCGGCTCGGCTGACGTCCCCGGCCTCAACCTGCAGTTCGGGGCCCTGGACTTTGGCTCGGAGTCGGCGCTGCCGGACTTTGGCTCGGCGGACAACTGCGGTGGTGTGGGGTCCAGGGAGTCCCCCCCTGTCCCGGCACCAGCCCCCCAGAACCAGAGCAGCCTCTATTCCAAACCCCACAG TGAGTCTTTAGTTGGCCCACTCTCTTCCTCGGaacccatctacccctccccGTCGGTGTCAATGCCCAGCCTCGCCCCCTCCTTGCTGGGCACGGCCAGCTCCGTggccccccactcctcctcctcctccaccccctcctcggtcccctcctcctcgcccttcGTCTCAGCGGGGAGCGACTATGACTGTGGCGTGGCTCCTCACTCACGTCTGGCCTTCTCTCAGAGCAAAGAGAACCCAGGACCGGTCATG AATGGTCTGAATGGTGTAAGGAGCACAGCTGCTCTCGACA AACACGGCTCCGCGACTTTCACCGTGCGTTCTGTCGCTCTCTCCCTGCCAGCCCCGTCAGTGGCGTCCACACCAAAGTCCGAGTCTCCGGCGTCTCTGAGCCTCAGCACCAGCAgtgccccccccgcccacatgcccccctcccacagcgctgcgctctccaGCCTGGCGACCGACATGACCTCGGCCAGCCTAGCACAACTCAACAG CCATGTCAGTAGTAGTCATTCCTCAGTCTCAGCTCTCGGATCCAGCTCCCTCACG TACACCAGTGTGGACAGCAACGTGAGCTCTCTGGCGCCCCTATCAGGCTCCTCCTTCTCGTCAGCTCCGCCTCCCTCAGCCCACCTGGTCAACAGTAGCATCAGCCAGCTGGGTCACATGAGCAGCATGATGAGCGGGGCCGGGGGGGTTCATGCCGCCCTGGGCCTGGGCCCGAACGGAACCAGCTCCAATCTCAACACCCCCAGGACCGCcccgctgctctcctcctccactg ggaaAGCTCCCCCTAACTTGTCCCAGGGGGTTCCCCCGCTGCTGCCCAACCAGTACATCATGGGTCCAGGAGGGCTGCTGCCAGCCTACCCA CAGATCTACGGATATGAGGACCTCCACATGTTACAGTCCAGACTGCCAATG cCCTCTTTGCAGGATTACTATGGAATCACATTCCCTGGCCCCACAGCTCTCTCTGGTAGAGATGGAAGCCTTGCCAATAACCCTTACTCGG TATTTTTTCCCCTCTTATCCCAACGCGATTCAGGTGAAGTCACAAAGTTTGGCCGCGGTGACtccacctccccagccccccccaccagcctgtccgccccccagcccccccagggcCAGAACCAGGGCCAgagccagccccagcccccccagccccagggccAGCCCCAGGGCCAGCACCACAGCAGCCAGCAGGCCTTCCTGCCTCCGGGCTACAGCTACACGGGCCTGCCCTACTACGCCGGCATGCCCAGCGCCGTGCCCAGCGCAGCCTTCCAGTACGCCCCCACCATGTTCGTGCCCCCGGGCAGCCAGGGCCCGTCGTCTGCCAAGCAGCATGGCATGGGCCTTGGCCTGGGGAACCCGTCGGCCAGCCCCtttcagcagcaacagcagcaacagcaggccAGCAGCTACGGCCAGCACACCTTCAGCTCag GGTACGAGGACCTGACCCAGGGGCCAGCAGGAGGGGACTACAGCAAAGGCTACAGCAACTCCTCCCAGACACAGGCCAAATCTACTGCTACAGGCCCTGGAAAAG GTGTCTCTGTGACATCAAGCAACTCTGGAGTGCCAGACATCAGTGGAACTGTTTACAACAAGACCCAG TCCTTTGATAAGCAGGGTTTCCATGCAGGGACCCCCCCACCCTTCAACCTGCCGTCAGCACTGGGGGGCCCGGGGCCCCTCAACCCTGGAGGAGCCCCTGGAGGCTACGCTCCGGCCCCcttcctccacatcctccccgCCCACCAGCAACAACACTCCCAGCTGCTGCACCACCACCTGGCCCAGGacggacag GGCGGACCAAGTCAACGTGGCCAGTCCAGCAGCATGCAGCAGAAGAGCCAGGTCAACAAGTCCAGCTATGGCAGCTCCCCATACTGGGCCAACTGA
- the ubap2a gene encoding ubiquitin-associated protein 2a isoform X10, with protein sequence MMTSLGGDKARGPRDKALPASTHITQPQKQLQATAEQIRLAQMIYDKNDADFEGKVNQLMEVTGKNQDECMVALHDCNEDVNRAINFLLESTSDTTSWETVGKKKPLVKDGPSEGKENKENREKRAEREGSRGRGGANRRGKGASRNRQGRPEENGVEVAPVERVESSAERGRRGRGRGSGGRGRGRGPPVSRFSAQGMGTFNPADYTSERSTGTTQGEAWETGANNNSTDGTVAWRSTMDDWAAEDWSEDVSFSETKVFTSSCAPAAENHITTRQSVDLATLLQKPVGVRGEEGGIKAPSAQNLVFTNSHHHHTPAQTRNGTGMSTGTTSYAHAALSSVLGAGFGDLGQSKRSQSSPGAQILEQLKGPGLGPLPSSQAPPPSTQLGSPLGRLPGLGAHGAPPSTSSWDIKGSEPSASQFSREFALQPEPSLVLSQLRHSGPPLPLACQPQPPTSSAPSQQTAASAEVSAATTSPAQEGPLLTASGGSKTAPSVGPDPQGSNTPQQQRAQLKVQKRRIPPSSKIPSSAVEMPGSADVPGLNLQFGALDFGSESALPDFGSADNCGGVGSRESPPVPAPAPQNQSSLYSKPHSESLVGPLSSSEPIYPSPSVSMPSLAPSLLGTASSVAPHSSSSSTPSSVPSSSPFVSAGSDYDCGVAPHSRLAFSQSKENPGPVMNGLNGVRSTAALDTPSVASTPKSESPASLSLSTSSAPPAHMPPSHSAALSSLATDMTSASLAQLNSHVSSSHSSVSALGSSSLTYTSVDSNVSSLAPLSGSSFSSAPPPSAHLVNSSISQLGHMSSMMSGAGGVHAALGLGPNGTSSNLNTPRTAPLLSSSTGKAPPNLSQGVPPLLPNQYIMGPGGLLPAYPQIYGYEDLHMLQSRLPMPSLQDYYGITFPGPTALSGRDGSLANNPYSGEVTKFGRGDSTSPAPPTSLSAPQPPQGQNQGQSQPQPPQPQGQPQGQHHSSQQAFLPPGYSYTGLPYYAGMPSAVPSAAFQYAPTMFVPPGSQGPSSAKQHGMGLGLGNPSASPFQQQQQQQQASSYGQHTFSSGYEDLTQGPAGGDYSKGYSNSSQTQAKSTATGPGKGVSVTSSNSGVPDISGTVYNKTQSFDKQGFHAGTPPPFNLPSALGGPGPLNPGGAPGGYAPAPFLHILPAHQQQHSQLLHHHLAQDGQGGPSQRGQSSSMQQKSQVNKSSYGSSPYWAN encoded by the exons AACCGGgagaagagggcagagagagagggcagccgGGGGCGAGGGGGCGCCAACCGGAGGGGCAAAGGGGCCAGTCGCAACCGACAAG GGCGGCCGGAGGAGAACGGCGTGGAGGTGGCCCcagtagagagggtggagagctcGGCTGAGCGAGGCCGCAGGGGAAGAGGGCGAG gaTCGGGAGGCcgaggtagaggcagggggcCACCAGTGAGCAGGTTCTCTGCCCAGGGAATGGG gaCCTTCAACCCAGCGGACTACACCTCAGAAAGAAGCACGGGGACCACACAGGGAGAAGCGTGGGAGACAGGggccaacaacaacagcacagaTGGGACAG TTGCCTGGAGAAGCACTATGGACGACTGGGCAGCCGAGGACTGGAGCGAGGACGTAAGT ttctCTGAGACCAAAGTGTTCACCTCCTCCTGTGCGCCTGCTGCTGAGAACCACATCACAACTCGGCAAAG tGTGGACCTGGCTACCCTGCTGCAGAAGCCTGTGGGGgtacgaggagaggaggggggtatcAAAGCCCCCTCGGCCCAGAACTTGGTCTTCACCaactcccaccaccaccacaccccggCCCAAACCCGCAACGGGACGGGCATGAGTACAGGCACCACCAGCTACGCACACGCTGCCCTG tccTCGGTGCTGGGCGCAGGGTTCGGGGACCTGGGCCAGTCCAAGAGGAGTCAGTCCAGTCCTGGCGCCCAAATCCTGGAGCAGCTCAAGGGGCCGGGCCTGgggcccctgccctcctctcaggCCCCTCCACCCAGCACACAGCTGGGCAGCCCCCTGGGGAGGCTGCCTGGGCTGGGGGCTCACGGGGCCCCACCCTCCACGTCCAGCTGGGATATTAAGGGCTCGGAGCCCAGCGCCTCCCAGTTTAGCC GGGAGTTTGCCCTGCAGCCCGAACCCTCCCTGGTGCTGAGCCAGCTGAGACACTccggcccccccctgcccctggccTGCCAGCCGcagccccccacctcctccgccccctcccagcAGACTGCGGCCAGTGCCGAGGTCTCCGCCGCCACCACCTCGCCCGCCCAGGAAGGACCCTTGCTCACGGCCAGCGGCGGCTCCAAGACTGCCCCCAGCGTAGGGCCGGACCCTCAGGGCAGCAACACGCCGCAGCAGCAGCGGGCACAGCTAAAGGTTCAGAAACGAAGGATACCTCCCTCTTCTAAG ATCCCCTCCTCCGCGGTGGAGATGCCCGGCTCGGCTGACGTCCCCGGCCTCAACCTGCAGTTCGGGGCCCTGGACTTTGGCTCGGAGTCGGCGCTGCCGGACTTTGGCTCGGCGGACAACTGCGGTGGTGTGGGGTCCAGGGAGTCCCCCCCTGTCCCGGCACCAGCCCCCCAGAACCAGAGCAGCCTCTATTCCAAACCCCACAG TGAGTCTTTAGTTGGCCCACTCTCTTCCTCGGaacccatctacccctccccGTCGGTGTCAATGCCCAGCCTCGCCCCCTCCTTGCTGGGCACGGCCAGCTCCGTggccccccactcctcctcctcctccaccccctcctcggtcccctcctcctcgcccttcGTCTCAGCGGGGAGCGACTATGACTGTGGCGTGGCTCCTCACTCACGTCTGGCCTTCTCTCAGAGCAAAGAGAACCCAGGACCGGTCATG AATGGTCTGAATGGTGTAAGGAGCACAGCTGCTCTCGACA CCCCGTCAGTGGCGTCCACACCAAAGTCCGAGTCTCCGGCGTCTCTGAGCCTCAGCACCAGCAgtgccccccccgcccacatgcccccctcccacagcgctgcgctctccaGCCTGGCGACCGACATGACCTCGGCCAGCCTAGCACAACTCAACAG CCATGTCAGTAGTAGTCATTCCTCAGTCTCAGCTCTCGGATCCAGCTCCCTCACG TACACCAGTGTGGACAGCAACGTGAGCTCTCTGGCGCCCCTATCAGGCTCCTCCTTCTCGTCAGCTCCGCCTCCCTCAGCCCACCTGGTCAACAGTAGCATCAGCCAGCTGGGTCACATGAGCAGCATGATGAGCGGGGCCGGGGGGGTTCATGCCGCCCTGGGCCTGGGCCCGAACGGAACCAGCTCCAATCTCAACACCCCCAGGACCGCcccgctgctctcctcctccactg ggaaAGCTCCCCCTAACTTGTCCCAGGGGGTTCCCCCGCTGCTGCCCAACCAGTACATCATGGGTCCAGGAGGGCTGCTGCCAGCCTACCCA CAGATCTACGGATATGAGGACCTCCACATGTTACAGTCCAGACTGCCAATG cCCTCTTTGCAGGATTACTATGGAATCACATTCCCTGGCCCCACAGCTCTCTCTGGTAGAGATGGAAGCCTTGCCAATAACCCTTACTCGG GTGAAGTCACAAAGTTTGGCCGCGGTGACtccacctccccagccccccccaccagcctgtccgccccccagcccccccagggcCAGAACCAGGGCCAgagccagccccagcccccccagccccagggccAGCCCCAGGGCCAGCACCACAGCAGCCAGCAGGCCTTCCTGCCTCCGGGCTACAGCTACACGGGCCTGCCCTACTACGCCGGCATGCCCAGCGCCGTGCCCAGCGCAGCCTTCCAGTACGCCCCCACCATGTTCGTGCCCCCGGGCAGCCAGGGCCCGTCGTCTGCCAAGCAGCATGGCATGGGCCTTGGCCTGGGGAACCCGTCGGCCAGCCCCtttcagcagcaacagcagcaacagcaggccAGCAGCTACGGCCAGCACACCTTCAGCTCag GGTACGAGGACCTGACCCAGGGGCCAGCAGGAGGGGACTACAGCAAAGGCTACAGCAACTCCTCCCAGACACAGGCCAAATCTACTGCTACAGGCCCTGGAAAAG GTGTCTCTGTGACATCAAGCAACTCTGGAGTGCCAGACATCAGTGGAACTGTTTACAACAAGACCCAG TCCTTTGATAAGCAGGGTTTCCATGCAGGGACCCCCCCACCCTTCAACCTGCCGTCAGCACTGGGGGGCCCGGGGCCCCTCAACCCTGGAGGAGCCCCTGGAGGCTACGCTCCGGCCCCcttcctccacatcctccccgCCCACCAGCAACAACACTCCCAGCTGCTGCACCACCACCTGGCCCAGGacggacag GGCGGACCAAGTCAACGTGGCCAGTCCAGCAGCATGCAGCAGAAGAGCCAGGTCAACAAGTCCAGCTATGGCAGCTCCCCATACTGGGCCAACTGA
- the ubap2a gene encoding ubiquitin-associated protein 2a isoform X12 produces MMTSLGGDKARGPRDKALPASTHITQPQKQLQATAEQIRLAQMIYDKNDADFEGKVNQLMEVTGKNQDECMVALHDCNEDVNRAINFLLESTSDTTSWETVGKKKPLVKDGPSEGKENKENREKRAEREGSRGRGGANRRGKGASRNRQGRPEENGVEVAPVERVESSAERGRRGRGRGSGGRGRGRGPPVSRFSAQGMGTFNPADYTSERSTGTTQGEAWETGANNNSTDGTVAWRSTMDDWAAEDWSEDFSETKVFTSSCAPAAENHITTRQSVDLATLLQKPVGVRGEEGGIKAPSAQNLVFTNSHHHHTPAQTRNGTGMSTGTTSYAHAALSSVLGAGFGDLGQSKRSQSSPGAQILEQLKGPGLGPLPSSQAPPPSTQLGSPLGRLPGLGAHGAPPSTSSWDIKGSEPSASQFSREFALQPEPSLVLSQLRHSGPPLPLACQPQPPTSSAPSQQTAASAEVSAATTSPAQEGPLLTASGGSKTAPSVGPDPQGSNTPQQQRAQLKVQKRRIPPSSKIPSSAVEMPGSADVPGLNLQFGALDFGSESALPDFGSADNCGGVGSRESPPVPAPAPQNQSSLYSKPHSESLVGPLSSSEPIYPSPSVSMPSLAPSLLGTASSVAPHSSSSSTPSSVPSSSPFVSAGSDYDCGVAPHSRLAFSQSKENPGPVMNGLNGVRSTAALDKHGSATFTVRSVALSLPAPSVASTPKSESPASLSLSTSSAPPAHMPPSHSAALSSLATDMTSASLAQLNSHVSSSHSSVSALGSSSLTYTSVDSNVSSLAPLSGSSFSSAPPPSAHLVNSSISQLGHMSSMMSGAGGVHAALGLGPNGTSSNLNTPRTAPLLSSSTGKAPPNLSQGVPPLLPNQYIMGPGGLLPAYPQIYGYEDLHMLQSRLPMPSLQDYYGITFPGPTALSGRDGSLANNPYSGEVTKFGRGDSTSPAPPTSLSAPQPPQGQNQGQSQPQPPQPQGQPQGQHHSSQQAFLPPGYSYTGLPYYAGMPSAVPSAAFQYAPTMFVPPGSQGPSSAKQHGMGLGLGNPSASPFQQQQQQQQASSYGQHTFSSGYEDLTQGPAGGDYSKGYSNSSQTQAKSTATGPGKGVSVTSSNSGVPDISGTVYNKTQSFDKQGFHAGTPPPFNLPSALGGPGPLNPGGAPGGYAPAPFLHILPAHQQQHSQLLHHHLAQDGQGGPSQRGQSSSMQQKSQVNKSSYGSSPYWAN; encoded by the exons AACCGGgagaagagggcagagagagagggcagccgGGGGCGAGGGGGCGCCAACCGGAGGGGCAAAGGGGCCAGTCGCAACCGACAAG GGCGGCCGGAGGAGAACGGCGTGGAGGTGGCCCcagtagagagggtggagagctcGGCTGAGCGAGGCCGCAGGGGAAGAGGGCGAG gaTCGGGAGGCcgaggtagaggcagggggcCACCAGTGAGCAGGTTCTCTGCCCAGGGAATGGG gaCCTTCAACCCAGCGGACTACACCTCAGAAAGAAGCACGGGGACCACACAGGGAGAAGCGTGGGAGACAGGggccaacaacaacagcacagaTGGGACAG TTGCCTGGAGAAGCACTATGGACGACTGGGCAGCCGAGGACTGGAGCGAGGAC ttctCTGAGACCAAAGTGTTCACCTCCTCCTGTGCGCCTGCTGCTGAGAACCACATCACAACTCGGCAAAG tGTGGACCTGGCTACCCTGCTGCAGAAGCCTGTGGGGgtacgaggagaggaggggggtatcAAAGCCCCCTCGGCCCAGAACTTGGTCTTCACCaactcccaccaccaccacaccccggCCCAAACCCGCAACGGGACGGGCATGAGTACAGGCACCACCAGCTACGCACACGCTGCCCTG tccTCGGTGCTGGGCGCAGGGTTCGGGGACCTGGGCCAGTCCAAGAGGAGTCAGTCCAGTCCTGGCGCCCAAATCCTGGAGCAGCTCAAGGGGCCGGGCCTGgggcccctgccctcctctcaggCCCCTCCACCCAGCACACAGCTGGGCAGCCCCCTGGGGAGGCTGCCTGGGCTGGGGGCTCACGGGGCCCCACCCTCCACGTCCAGCTGGGATATTAAGGGCTCGGAGCCCAGCGCCTCCCAGTTTAGCC GGGAGTTTGCCCTGCAGCCCGAACCCTCCCTGGTGCTGAGCCAGCTGAGACACTccggcccccccctgcccctggccTGCCAGCCGcagccccccacctcctccgccccctcccagcAGACTGCGGCCAGTGCCGAGGTCTCCGCCGCCACCACCTCGCCCGCCCAGGAAGGACCCTTGCTCACGGCCAGCGGCGGCTCCAAGACTGCCCCCAGCGTAGGGCCGGACCCTCAGGGCAGCAACACGCCGCAGCAGCAGCGGGCACAGCTAAAGGTTCAGAAACGAAGGATACCTCCCTCTTCTAAG ATCCCCTCCTCCGCGGTGGAGATGCCCGGCTCGGCTGACGTCCCCGGCCTCAACCTGCAGTTCGGGGCCCTGGACTTTGGCTCGGAGTCGGCGCTGCCGGACTTTGGCTCGGCGGACAACTGCGGTGGTGTGGGGTCCAGGGAGTCCCCCCCTGTCCCGGCACCAGCCCCCCAGAACCAGAGCAGCCTCTATTCCAAACCCCACAG TGAGTCTTTAGTTGGCCCACTCTCTTCCTCGGaacccatctacccctccccGTCGGTGTCAATGCCCAGCCTCGCCCCCTCCTTGCTGGGCACGGCCAGCTCCGTggccccccactcctcctcctcctccaccccctcctcggtcccctcctcctcgcccttcGTCTCAGCGGGGAGCGACTATGACTGTGGCGTGGCTCCTCACTCACGTCTGGCCTTCTCTCAGAGCAAAGAGAACCCAGGACCGGTCATG AATGGTCTGAATGGTGTAAGGAGCACAGCTGCTCTCGACA AACACGGCTCCGCGACTTTCACCGTGCGTTCTGTCGCTCTCTCCCTGCCAGCCCCGTCAGTGGCGTCCACACCAAAGTCCGAGTCTCCGGCGTCTCTGAGCCTCAGCACCAGCAgtgccccccccgcccacatgcccccctcccacagcgctgcgctctccaGCCTGGCGACCGACATGACCTCGGCCAGCCTAGCACAACTCAACAG CCATGTCAGTAGTAGTCATTCCTCAGTCTCAGCTCTCGGATCCAGCTCCCTCACG TACACCAGTGTGGACAGCAACGTGAGCTCTCTGGCGCCCCTATCAGGCTCCTCCTTCTCGTCAGCTCCGCCTCCCTCAGCCCACCTGGTCAACAGTAGCATCAGCCAGCTGGGTCACATGAGCAGCATGATGAGCGGGGCCGGGGGGGTTCATGCCGCCCTGGGCCTGGGCCCGAACGGAACCAGCTCCAATCTCAACACCCCCAGGACCGCcccgctgctctcctcctccactg ggaaAGCTCCCCCTAACTTGTCCCAGGGGGTTCCCCCGCTGCTGCCCAACCAGTACATCATGGGTCCAGGAGGGCTGCTGCCAGCCTACCCA CAGATCTACGGATATGAGGACCTCCACATGTTACAGTCCAGACTGCCAATG cCCTCTTTGCAGGATTACTATGGAATCACATTCCCTGGCCCCACAGCTCTCTCTGGTAGAGATGGAAGCCTTGCCAATAACCCTTACTCGG GTGAAGTCACAAAGTTTGGCCGCGGTGACtccacctccccagccccccccaccagcctgtccgccccccagcccccccagggcCAGAACCAGGGCCAgagccagccccagcccccccagccccagggccAGCCCCAGGGCCAGCACCACAGCAGCCAGCAGGCCTTCCTGCCTCCGGGCTACAGCTACACGGGCCTGCCCTACTACGCCGGCATGCCCAGCGCCGTGCCCAGCGCAGCCTTCCAGTACGCCCCCACCATGTTCGTGCCCCCGGGCAGCCAGGGCCCGTCGTCTGCCAAGCAGCATGGCATGGGCCTTGGCCTGGGGAACCCGTCGGCCAGCCCCtttcagcagcaacagcagcaacagcaggccAGCAGCTACGGCCAGCACACCTTCAGCTCag GGTACGAGGACCTGACCCAGGGGCCAGCAGGAGGGGACTACAGCAAAGGCTACAGCAACTCCTCCCAGACACAGGCCAAATCTACTGCTACAGGCCCTGGAAAAG GTGTCTCTGTGACATCAAGCAACTCTGGAGTGCCAGACATCAGTGGAACTGTTTACAACAAGACCCAG TCCTTTGATAAGCAGGGTTTCCATGCAGGGACCCCCCCACCCTTCAACCTGCCGTCAGCACTGGGGGGCCCGGGGCCCCTCAACCCTGGAGGAGCCCCTGGAGGCTACGCTCCGGCCCCcttcctccacatcctccccgCCCACCAGCAACAACACTCCCAGCTGCTGCACCACCACCTGGCCCAGGacggacag GGCGGACCAAGTCAACGTGGCCAGTCCAGCAGCATGCAGCAGAAGAGCCAGGTCAACAAGTCCAGCTATGGCAGCTCCCCATACTGGGCCAACTGA